The Deinococcus depolymerans genome includes the window AGAACTACGAGGGCCTGACCTGCGACGCCCTGGAATGGGTCGTCAGCTTCGGCGGCGGTACCATCGTGGACAGCAGCGGCAAGATCACCATCAACAACGCCCAGGCCGCCAAGGCGCTCGACAGCGCCGCCAGCTGGATCAAGACCATCAGCCCCGCCGGCGTCACCACCTACGCCGAGGAAGAAGCGCGCGGCATCTTCCAGGCCGGCAACGCCGCCTTCATGCGCAACTGGCCCTACGCCTGGGCGCTCGGCCAGGGCGACGACTCCAAGGTCAAGGGCAAGATCGGCGTGGCCCCCCTGCCCAGCGGCGGCAGCCGCAACGCCGCCACCCTCGGCGGCTGGCAGCTCGGCGTGAGCAACTACAGCAAGAACCAGGCCGCCGCCATCGACCTCGTCCGCTACCTCGCCGGCCCCGCCGAGCAGAAGATCCGCGCGATCGAGGGCACGTACAACCCCACCATCACCACCCTGTACAAGGACAAGGACATCCTGAAGGCCAACCCCTTCTTCGGCAGCCTGTACAGCGTGTTCACCAGCGCCGTGGCGCGTCCCTCCGGCCCCACCAAGAGCAAGTACAACCAGGTCTCCCAGGCCTTCAGCACCGCCGTCAGCGACGTGCTGAACGGCAAGATGAAGGGCCAGGCGGCCGTGGCGAAACTCAGCACCGACCTCGCCCGCATCAAGGGCCGCGGCTGGTAAGCCCCGCACACCCGCACCTCTGATACAGACCCGGGCCCGCAGGTCAGCACCGACCTTCCGATCCGAGCGGACGCAGGCAGAAGAGTCACGGCTTCCGGGCGTGGGATCGGCCACTCGGCGCAGTTCCGAGTGATCAACCAAGCAGACGGCCTCCGGATGAGAAGCCAAGCGGGGGGGACGCCCAGACTCTGGGATGTCTCCCCCGCCTGCCGTTCCCCCCGACCCGGCCCCCACAGGCGGCGCGTACACTGCCCACACGCCCCCGCCCGCTCCGGCTTCCGTCGCCCGCCCGACCGTTCCCGGCCCCCACGTCCCCGCCCTGAACCCGCGCCAAAGGAGGCCACCCGACCATGACCGTCAAGACTCCCGTTCCAGCCGCGCCCGTGAAATCACGCGGCATCGAAGCGGCCCGCGCCCGGACGGCCCTGTGGCTGCTGCTGCCCACCCTGATCGCCATTGCCCTGGTCGCCGGGTACCCGCTGTACCGGACCATCTACTTCTCGCTGTTCGAGGCGAACCTGACCAGCCCGGACCAGCGGACGTTCATCGGGCTGGGGAACTTCTGGTTCACCACCGAGGACGGCGTCGCGCTGGGCTTCCTGCAGGACCCCAAGTGGTGGGGCGCCGTGAAGAACACCCTGCTGTTCACCGTGGTGTCGGTGTTCCTGGAAACGGTGTTCGGCATGATCATCGCGCTGGTCGTGAACAGCGCGTTCAGGGGACGCGGGTTCCTGCGGACCGCCATGCTGGTTCCCTGGGCGATTCCCACGGTCGTGTCGGCGCAGATGTGGGCGTACCTGTACAACGACTCCTTCGGCCTGATCGGGCGCGGCCTGCTGGGCGGCCAGGCGGTCCTGGCGAACACCGACAGCGCCATCTGGGCGCTGATCGCCGTGGACGTCTGGAAGACCACGTCCTTCATGGCGCTGCTGATCCTGGCCGGCCTTCAGAGCCTGCCCAGCGACATGTACGAGGCGGCCGACATGGACGGCGCGAGCAAATGGACGCAGTTCTGGCGCCTGACGCTGCCGCTGCTGCGCCCGGCGCTGCTGGTCGCGCTGGTGTTCCGCAGCCTGGACGCCCTGCGCGTGTTCGACGTGATGTCCGTGATGCTGGGGAACGTGAACGCCGCCAGCACCAGCATGACCGGTTACGCCCGCCAGGCGCTGATCGACAACCAGCTGCTGGGCCTGGGCAGCGCCGTCAGCGTCGCCGTGTTCGTGATCATCATGGTGATCGTCGTGATGTACGTCACCGCCTTCCGCGTCAAGTTCGACTGATTCCCAGGAGGTGACCCCATGAACCTGAAAAACACCAACCCCACCCTGTACTACCTGCAACGCGCCGGCTTCTACCTGCTGGTCCTGGTGATCGGCGTGTACCTGCTCGCCCCGTTCTTCTGGGCGGTCCTGACCAGCCTGCGCTCGCCCGGCGACCTGTTCCTCACGCCGCTGGAATTCATCGGTGCCAGGACGACCTTCAGCAACTACGCGGACGTGTTCGCCAACCCGAACTTCCAGCGGGGCCTGATCTACTCGCTGATCGTGGCGGTCGGCTCGGTCGCCATCAGCCTGCTGCTCGGCGCGTTCTCCGCGTACGCGCTGGGCCGCTTCCGCTTCAGCGGCAAGAGCATCGTCATGTACGTGATCCTGGCGGTCAGCGTGTTCCCGCAGATCGCGGTGCTCTCGGGCCTGTACACCCTGATCAACAACCTGGGGCTGTACAACAACCCGCTGGGCCTGATCCTGTCGTACCTGATCTTCACCATTCCGTTCACGGTCTGGGTGCTGACCAGCTTCGTGCGCGACATCCCGGGCGAGCTGGAGGAAGCGGCCCTGGTGGACGGCGCCAGCCCCCTGCAGACCCTGTTCCTGGTGCTGTTCCCGGTCATGATGCCGGCGCTGGTCACGACCGGCCTGCTGGCCTTCATCAACGCCTGGAACGAGTACCTGTTCGCGCTGACCTTCACCAGCACCAACCGCACGGTGCCGGTCGTGATCGCCAACTACTCGGGCGCCACGCAGTTCGACCAGCCGTGGGGGCAGATCATGGCGGCCAGCATCGTCGTCACGGTGCCGCTGATCATCCTGGTGCTGGTGTTCCAGCGCAACATCGTCTCGGGCCTGACCGCCGGGGCCGTCAAGGGCTGAAGCCCACCCCACCGCGCCCGCTCTTCCTGCGTCCCCGCCAAACCCGGCGGGGACGGGTCTTTTCCGCGGGCCGCACCCGCACCTGTGTAGACGCCCGGGGGGGCACGCAGGCACATCTGGCTGGACATCCCGCTCCGGCCGCGTCCACCGCCCCTATGCTCGAACGGCGACCGCACATGGGCTTCACCGCTCGCACTTCCCGCCCATGCGCCCGACACGAGGAGTTCCACATGTCTGCTACCCGAAAGACCGTCACCCTGGCCGCACTGCTGCTGGGATCCGGCGCCAGCGCCCAGGGCACCATCAAGATCGCCACCCTCTCCCCGCTGTCCGGGGCACTCAGCAGCCTGGGCAGCCAGGTCCGCAACGGCACCCAGCTGGCCGTCACCGAGGCCGCGCCCGCCTTCGCGAAACTGGGCCTGAAGGTGCAACTCGTCGCGTTCGACGATCAGGCCGACCCCGCCACCGGCACCGCCGCCGCCCGCAAGATCGCCGCCGACCGGCAGGTACTGGCCGTGATCGGCGCGCTGAACTCCGGCGTCACCATCCCCGCCAGCGCCGCCCTGAACAGCAGCCACGTGGTCATGGTGAACTCTGCCAGCACCGCCAATCAGGTCACGGACCGCGGGCTGCGGAACATCAACCGCATCGTGCCGCGCGACGACGCGCAGGGACCCGCCGGGGCCAGCTTCCTGCGCGGAACCCTGAAGGCCCGGAAGGTCTACCTGCTGAACGACAAGACCGCCTACGGGGAAGGCCTGGCCAACGAGGTGGAACGCCGCCTGAAAGCAGACGGCGTGAAGGTCCTGACGAACGAGGGCACCGAGGAGAAAAGCGACTTCACGGCCGTGATCGCCAAGATCCGCCTTCAGAAACCCGACGCGATCTACTTCGGCGGCGTGTACAACCAGGTCGGGGTGTTCCTGCGGCAGCTGCGCGGCGCGGGCGTCATGGTCCCGGTGGTCGGCGGTGACGGCCTGGACAGCAGCGAGCTGAGCAGGATCGCCGGTCCCGGCGCGCGGGACGTGTACTACACCACCACGGCCGCGCCGGTCGACTCGCTCCCGAGCGCCCGGACCTTCGCGGCGGCATACCGCAAGACCTTCGGAACGGCCCCGCAGGGCTTCGCCGTCTTTGGGTACGACGCGGCCCGCGTGGCCCTGCAGGGCGTCCTGGCTGCCGCCCGCGCAAACGGCAACCGCGCCCCCAGCCGCGAGCAGGTCGAGCGTGCCGTGCGGCGCGGCACGTACACGGGCCTGACCGGCACGGTCGCCTTCAACAGCGTCGGCGACCGCCGCGAGGCGAAACTGTACGTCATGAAACTCAGCGGCTCCAGGGCCACCCTGAGCACCACGGTCAAGGTGCAGGCCCCGGCCCGCTGACCCGCGGCGCGGGGAGCCGGAAGCACGCCCTCATACGGACTCGGACTGAACGGCTTTGTAAGCCATTCAATCGGAGTCCGTATCAGATGCTGAGGGTCTTGGCGCAGCGGTACAGGTCGCGGTTGACGTCCTTGCGTTTCTCCCAGGTGTCGCTCAGGGGAATGAAGGTGATGGTGTGGTTCTGGCGGCCGACCATGACGTCGCTGCGCCCTTCCATCAGGGCGTACACGGCGGCCTCGCCCAGGCGGCTGGCGAGCACGCGGTCGCTGCTGACGGGGCTGCCGCCGCGCTGGATGTGGCCCAGGATGCTCACGCGGGTTTCCATGCCGGTCCCGGCCTCGATGGCGTCCGCGACGCCCTGCGCGCCGCCCGGGTAGCCCTCGGCGACGATGATGATGCTGCCGGTCTTGCCCTTGGCGACGCTTTCCTTGACGACGTCCACGACGCAGCTGACGTCCTTGGCGTCCTCGGGGATGAAGACCTCCTCGGCGCCGCCGGCCACGGCGACGTCCAGGGCGATGTGCCCGGCGTGGCGGCCCATGACCTCGATCACGAAGATGCGTTCGTGGCTGGCGCCGGTGTCGCGGAGTTTGTCCACGGCGTCCAGGGCGGTCTCGACGGCCGTGAAGTACCCGATGGTGTGGTCGGTGCCGTACAGGTCGTTGTCGATGGTGCCGGGCACGCCGATCACGGGAATGCCGTGCTCCTGCTGGAGGTAGTGGGCGCCGTGGAAGCTGCCGTCCCCGCCGATGACGATCAGGCCGTCCACCTGGCGGTCGCGCAGGTGCTGTGCGCCGCGTGCGCGGCCTTCCGGGGTGCGCCAGGTGTGGCTGCGGGCGGTCAGGAGGATGGTGCCGCCGCGCTGGATGGTGTTGGCCACGTCGCGCGGGCCGAGGATCTGCAACTCGCCGCGGTGCAGGCCGGAGAAGCCGCGGCGGACGCCGACGACCTCGATGCCCTCGGACGTGGCGGTGCGGACGACGGCGCGGATGGCGGCGTTCATGCCGGGGGCGTCGCCGCCGCTGGTGAGGACGGCGACGCGGCGCACACCGGCGGGGTTGGGGTGACGGTGGGGTTCAGCGGTGAGGGCGGGGGTGGGATGCTGATCGGTCATAGGGGCCTCGTTTCATGGGCGGCGTGACGACGGACCGGCCTGGGTGCCGGTTGCCTGTAACGCCAGGGCATATGCGTCATTCTTACGCAAACCCTGCGAAACGAGAAGGTCACGTATATCCCTCACCCCCAGGCCCTGGGCGGCCCAGGCCTGCGCCTGCCCCAGGTGATCGACCTGCGCGGCCTCGGCGGCGGCCTCGGCCTCGCTGCGGCCCGCGACGACCACGGCGATCTCGCCGCGCACGCCGCCGCCGAAATGGGCGGCGAGTTCGCGCAGGGTGCCGCGCGCCGTCTCCTCGAAACGTTTGCTGAGTTCGCGCGTCACGCTGGCCGCCCGGCCCTCCCCGCAGGCCTGCGCGAGGTCCAGCAACGTGGCCTGCAGGCGGTGCGGGCTCTCGTACAGCACGGTGGTCTCCGCGCGGGCGGCGATGGCCGACAGCCGCTCCTTGCGGTCCCGGCCACTGCGCGGCAGGAAACCCTCGAAGGTGAAGCGCCCGCCGGGCAGGCCCGACAGGACCAGCGCCGGCACGAAGGCGGTCGCGCCGGGCAGCACCTCGACAGGAATGTCGGCGGCGACGGCCGCCTGCACGAGTTCCGCGCCGGGATCGCTGATGCCGGGCGTGCCGGCGTCACTGACGTACGCCAGGCGCGGGTGCTTCTCGAGCACCTGCGGGGCGCGGCGCATGGTGTGCGCGTCCAGCCGCACCAGCGGTTTGCGGATGCCCAGGTGCGTCAGGAGCGCGCCGGTGCGGCGGGTGTCCTCGCAGGCGACCGCGTCGGCGGCCCGCAGTACCTCCAGGGCGCGCAGGGTGATGTCCCCCAGGTTGCCGACCGGGGTGGGGACCAGCCACACGCGCGCGCCGTCCGGGAGTTCCAGGGGTGCGGCGTCCGGCGGGATCGGGTCGGCCATGCCGTCCTCGCCGGGAAGGTCGGTGTCCGTCTGGTCCGGGGATGCCGGCCCGGTCCGGGGATCAGTCATTGGCGACCCGCGGTCCCCGCCCGTACCCGAGCGCGGCCTGCCCGAGTCCGGCGGCGGCGCTGCTGGCCTGTTCGCCCACGCGGGTGGCCTGCTCGCTCAGGGTGGCGGCCAGTCCGGTGTTCGGCTTCAGGCGCACCTTGACCTTGCGGGGCCGCTTGAGGACGTTGGTGATGCGGGCGCGCAGCAGTTCGCCCTCCCCGACAGTGACGGTCACGACCGTGCCTTCCGGCAGGCGGCCCCCGATCACGACGACCACGCCGTTTTCCACGACGCCCTTGTAGGCTTTCATGCTTCCCTCCTCTGGGCGCGGCGCTGACGGCGCTCGGCACTGGACAGCGCTTCACGCAGCGCGACGATTTCCGATTCGCGGGCTCCGCCCAGACGGGCGTACCGGTCGATGACCTCGGCGGCCTCGCGGCGGCGGTCCAGGCGCAGCAGCAGGCTGCCCAGGTGCTCACCTCCCACGAAGTAGGAACGGGGATTCTGCGGGTCGGCCGCCACCTGCGCGCGTGCGGCCGCCAGCCGCTCCAGGTGAACGCGGTGCCGGTTGACCTGCCAGCGCACCAGGAAGGTCGCCAGTCCGAAGGTCAGGACCGCGCCCATGACCGACACGGACACCGCCTCGGGCACGCCGACGGCCGAGCCGACACGCACGGTCAGCGGAAAGCAGAACGCCAGGACGACCAGGACCGCCAGGGTCGCCGCGTAGTTCACGCGGTCCCTGCCGGACCGGTCGGCCACCGGGAGGCTGCCAGGATCGTCGGGCCTATCATGATCGACAGTCTAGCGGGCCGGAGCGCGCCGCGCCGTGCGGGCCTCCGGATTCCGGCGGGGCGCGGGTGTACCCTGGCGGGCGTGCGTCTTCACCTGATCACCGTCGGAGAACCGAAACTCGCCTACGCCCGCGCCGGGTGGGACGAGTACGAGAAGCGGCTGCGGCGCTACCACAAGGTGCAGGTGACCCGCGTGAGCGGCCGCTCGCAGGCGCAGGAGAGCGAGGCGGTGCGCCGCGCGGCCGGCAAGTCGCCGCTGGTGCTGCTCGACCCGCGCGGGCAGCAGTTCACGAGCGAGGCCCTGAGCGCCTACCTGGACGCGCAGGCGCTCGGTGGCGTGGGGGAACTGGCCTTCGCGATCGGCGGGCCGGACGGCCACACGGACGACCTGCGGGCCTCGGCGCACGCCCTGTGGAGCCTGGGCCTGCTGACCCTGCCGCACGACCTGGCGATGGTGGTGCTGGCCGAGGCGCTGTACCGGGCGAGCACCATCAGTGCCGGGGAACCGTACCACCGCGGCTGACCCGCCGCGGCCGTGGTCAGCACCTGCGCGACGTCAGGGTACGCGCCGGGCCGTTACGATGAACCGCGTGAACGTTCCCCCGGCCGGTTCCGTCCCCATGGTCCTTCCCACCGAGCCGCTCCCGGAGGCGGAGTGGCTGCGCGCGCCGGTCCTGTCCGGGCGGACCGTGACGCTCGAGGCGCTGCGCGAGGAGCACGCCGCGGACCTGAGTGCCGGCGCGACCCCCGACACGCTGCGGTTCCTGGCGCGCGGCGGACCGGCCGACGCGACCCCGCAGGCCTGGGCGGCGTACGTGGCGCACCTGAACGCGCTGCCGCGCCGCGTGAACTTCGCGGTGCGCCTGAACGGCCCGGCGGGGCCCGGCGCGGCGGTGGGCCGCATCAGTTTCAGTGAGGTGAACGCCGCCGACGGCTGGGCCGAGATCGGCACGATGCTGCTGCCGGGGGCGCAGGGAACGGCCGTGAATCCGGAATCCAAACTGCTGCTGATGACGCGGGCCTTCGAGGTGCTGGGGGCCGGGCGGGTGCAGTTCAAGGTGGACGCCCGCAACGAACGCAGCCTGCGGGCCATGGCGCGGCTGGGCGCGGTGCAGGAGGGCGTGCTGCGCGCCTACCAGCGCCGACCGGACGGATTCACGCGGGACTCGGTGATGTTCAGCGTGCTGGCCGCCGAGTGGCCGGCGGTGAAGGCCGGGTTGCTCGCGCGGCTGCACCGCCCGGCCTGAGCGGACGCCCCCGGCGGGTGGATGGTCGCGGTGTTCCGGCTGGCCGCCGGGAGCGTGGGCGCGCGGAAACGTCCGCTGGGGCGGTGGCGGCGTGCGTGCTGCCCGGCCGGGATGACCGGCGGGTGACCGGGCGACCGGGACAGCACATGAGAAGCGGGTCAAGATTGCCACAATGCGTTTGCTAGGCTCGGAGGCACGATGCCTCGCGCCCGCCTCTCCCCTGCCACGCTCCTGATCCTGAGCGTCCTGACCCTCTCCCTCGGCCGCGCCCCGGCGCTGATCGTTCCCATGACCGGCTGGACCCCCCAGAACGGAGACGCCAACTACTGGGCCGACGCCCGCGGGGAGTGCGTGCTGCGCGAGGAACGCCACGGTCAGGCCTTCCCCACCTTTACCTCCCCGGACGAGGCGCGCAGCTTCGCGCTGAAACTCCAGTCGTCGCTGGGACGGACCGTCAGCAACGTGGTCACGCAGCCGGTGGACCGCGCCGGCAGCTGGGGCGTGCTGGCCGCGTACGACTACCAGCAGTCGGGAGTGAAGTACCGCGTCAGTCAGCTGTTCCTGAGTGACAGCGGCGTCCTGCGGACCGTGACCGGCAGCAGCGCCGCGCTGGCCGCGTCCGGCTGCGCGACCGACATGCGCGACTTCATCCGCTACCTCGCCAACTGATACGGACTCCGATTGAATGGGTTGCAAAACCCGTTCAATCCGAGCGGATGCGAGTGGGAACAACACGGGTTCCGGACGTGGAGCTGACAATCCGGTGAAGTTCCGGATTGTCAGCGAAACAAACGGAATCCGTATGCTCGCCGCGGACGCGTGCGGCTGGGGTGGGCGGGAGCGTGCCGGGTGCGTGGTAGGCTCCACGGTTGAGATGAATGTTCTGCGTCCAGTCCGGGTG containing:
- a CDS encoding ABC transporter substrate-binding protein, encoding MKKVIALVSLTAAIAASSNASAVTVTLACGAVGQELQLCKDGAARWAKKTGNEVKIFESPNLTNDRLGLYQQQLAAKSSDIDVYQLDVVWPGLLAQHFVDLKGKVPAAEVNAHFKGIIDANTVNGKLVAMPWFTDAGLLYYRTDLLQKYGFKSAPKTWTEMALMAKKIQDGEQKTNKAFTGFVWQGKNYEGLTCDALEWVVSFGGGTIVDSSGKITINNAQAAKALDSAASWIKTISPAGVTTYAEEEARGIFQAGNAAFMRNWPYAWALGQGDDSKVKGKIGVAPLPSGGSRNAATLGGWQLGVSNYSKNQAAAIDLVRYLAGPAEQKIRAIEGTYNPTITTLYKDKDILKANPFFGSLYSVFTSAVARPSGPTKSKYNQVSQAFSTAVSDVLNGKMKGQAAVAKLSTDLARIKGRGW
- a CDS encoding sugar ABC transporter permease, with product MTVKTPVPAAPVKSRGIEAARARTALWLLLPTLIAIALVAGYPLYRTIYFSLFEANLTSPDQRTFIGLGNFWFTTEDGVALGFLQDPKWWGAVKNTLLFTVVSVFLETVFGMIIALVVNSAFRGRGFLRTAMLVPWAIPTVVSAQMWAYLYNDSFGLIGRGLLGGQAVLANTDSAIWALIAVDVWKTTSFMALLILAGLQSLPSDMYEAADMDGASKWTQFWRLTLPLLRPALLVALVFRSLDALRVFDVMSVMLGNVNAASTSMTGYARQALIDNQLLGLGSAVSVAVFVIIMVIVVMYVTAFRVKFD
- a CDS encoding carbohydrate ABC transporter permease, with the protein product MNLKNTNPTLYYLQRAGFYLLVLVIGVYLLAPFFWAVLTSLRSPGDLFLTPLEFIGARTTFSNYADVFANPNFQRGLIYSLIVAVGSVAISLLLGAFSAYALGRFRFSGKSIVMYVILAVSVFPQIAVLSGLYTLINNLGLYNNPLGLILSYLIFTIPFTVWVLTSFVRDIPGELEEAALVDGASPLQTLFLVLFPVMMPALVTTGLLAFINAWNEYLFALTFTSTNRTVPVVIANYSGATQFDQPWGQIMAASIVVTVPLIILVLVFQRNIVSGLTAGAVKG
- a CDS encoding branched-chain amino acid ABC transporter substrate-binding protein, whose translation is MSATRKTVTLAALLLGSGASAQGTIKIATLSPLSGALSSLGSQVRNGTQLAVTEAAPAFAKLGLKVQLVAFDDQADPATGTAAARKIAADRQVLAVIGALNSGVTIPASAALNSSHVVMVNSASTANQVTDRGLRNINRIVPRDDAQGPAGASFLRGTLKARKVYLLNDKTAYGEGLANEVERRLKADGVKVLTNEGTEEKSDFTAVIAKIRLQKPDAIYFGGVYNQVGVFLRQLRGAGVMVPVVGGDGLDSSELSRIAGPGARDVYYTTTAAPVDSLPSARTFAAAYRKTFGTAPQGFAVFGYDAARVALQGVLAAARANGNRAPSREQVERAVRRGTYTGLTGTVAFNSVGDRREAKLYVMKLSGSRATLSTTVKVQAPAR
- the pfkA gene encoding 6-phosphofructokinase, which encodes MTDQHPTPALTAEPHRHPNPAGVRRVAVLTSGGDAPGMNAAIRAVVRTATSEGIEVVGVRRGFSGLHRGELQILGPRDVANTIQRGGTILLTARSHTWRTPEGRARGAQHLRDRQVDGLIVIGGDGSFHGAHYLQQEHGIPVIGVPGTIDNDLYGTDHTIGYFTAVETALDAVDKLRDTGASHERIFVIEVMGRHAGHIALDVAVAGGAEEVFIPEDAKDVSCVVDVVKESVAKGKTGSIIIVAEGYPGGAQGVADAIEAGTGMETRVSILGHIQRGGSPVSSDRVLASRLGEAAVYALMEGRSDVMVGRQNHTITFIPLSDTWEKRKDVNRDLYRCAKTLSI
- the rsmI gene encoding 16S rRNA (cytidine(1402)-2'-O)-methyltransferase, translated to MADPIPPDAAPLELPDGARVWLVPTPVGNLGDITLRALEVLRAADAVACEDTRRTGALLTHLGIRKPLVRLDAHTMRRAPQVLEKHPRLAYVSDAGTPGISDPGAELVQAAVAADIPVEVLPGATAFVPALVLSGLPGGRFTFEGFLPRSGRDRKERLSAIAARAETTVLYESPHRLQATLLDLAQACGEGRAASVTRELSKRFEETARGTLRELAAHFGGGVRGEIAVVVAGRSEAEAAAEAAQVDHLGQAQAWAAQGLGVRDIRDLLVSQGLRKNDAYALALQATGTQAGPSSRRP
- a CDS encoding 23S rRNA (pseudouridine(1915)-N(3))-methyltransferase RlmH, whose translation is MRLHLITVGEPKLAYARAGWDEYEKRLRRYHKVQVTRVSGRSQAQESEAVRRAAGKSPLVLLDPRGQQFTSEALSAYLDAQALGGVGELAFAIGGPDGHTDDLRASAHALWSLGLLTLPHDLAMVVLAEALYRASTISAGEPYHRG
- a CDS encoding GNAT family protein, with the translated sequence MNVPPAGSVPMVLPTEPLPEAEWLRAPVLSGRTVTLEALREEHAADLSAGATPDTLRFLARGGPADATPQAWAAYVAHLNALPRRVNFAVRLNGPAGPGAAVGRISFSEVNAADGWAEIGTMLLPGAQGTAVNPESKLLLMTRAFEVLGAGRVQFKVDARNERSLRAMARLGAVQEGVLRAYQRRPDGFTRDSVMFSVLAAEWPAVKAGLLARLHRPA